In Candidatus Binatia bacterium, the sequence AGTAGCGATGCGGCTTGCCGGGCGGTGGACACGGGCCGCCATAGCCGGTCTTGCGAAAGTCATTGATACCCTGTTTGCCGCCGCCGGAGAGAGTGTCCGTGGTCGGAAGTCCCTCCGGCAGCTTGCTGGTGTCCGCAGGCAGGTCGTACACCACCCAATGCACCCAGGTCCCCACGGGCGCATCGGCATCGTCGGCGATGAGCGTGAAGCTCTTCGTGCCTGCCGTCGCGCCGTCCCATGCCAGCGCGGGCGAGAGATCAGCCCCTGCGCACGTATGCCGCCGCGGAATCTCCGCTCCCGTCTTGAAGGCCGAACTCGACAGTGTCATGGTCA encodes:
- a CDS encoding YbhB/YbcL family Raf kinase inhibitor-like protein, whose protein sequence is MTMTLSSSAFKTGAEIPRRHTCAGADLSPALAWDGATAGTKSFTLIADDADAPVGTWVHWVVYDLPADTSKLPEGLPTTDTLSGGGKQGINDFRKTGYGGPCPPPGKPHRYFFKLYALDAPTNLKPRATKADVLRAIEGHVLAQAELMGTYRR